One stretch of Nodularia sp. LEGE 06071 DNA includes these proteins:
- a CDS encoding glycosyltransferase, giving the protein MNKRKIIVISSISPQPTSAGQILLYRHLNQATGWDVDIVPNPYEIKTDRWQTKLIKRLEYTRFHPWGHDFQVIDQGMVWDNTLLNSHQRVFNSQTGDKTIVLTISHGDGCWAAQRFAHHYQLPLVTIFHDWWPDIPTLHKPFRQLLERRFEQLYQQSNLALCVSEGMKNALGSHSNSTVLYPIPALLKEEIITQYQPENDQISSPLQVVYFGNLHEYGPILAQLLEVTKDNAKIQVQVRGSNPNWSADFRSEMRDRNLWLDFAPREELNHWLASADVFLVTMSFDPALRRRMETSFPSKLPEYAQFGKPLVIWGPNYCSAIRWGSEGDRALCITDENPQVLVSALEKIKGFPEQQEYYAKQSRIAAQTEFNPSIIQNQFVESLQSLIK; this is encoded by the coding sequence GTGAACAAGCGCAAAATTATTGTAATTTCTTCTATTTCTCCTCAACCCACCAGTGCTGGGCAAATTTTACTATATCGGCATTTAAATCAAGCTACTGGCTGGGATGTTGATATCGTACCGAATCCCTATGAAATTAAAACTGATAGATGGCAAACAAAGTTAATTAAAAGGCTAGAATATACTCGCTTCCATCCTTGGGGTCATGATTTCCAAGTTATAGATCAGGGGATGGTGTGGGACAATACACTACTCAATTCCCATCAACGGGTGTTTAATTCTCAAACTGGCGACAAAACCATAGTTCTGACTATTTCTCATGGTGATGGTTGCTGGGCTGCACAGAGATTTGCTCACCATTATCAATTACCTTTAGTAACAATTTTTCATGATTGGTGGCCAGATATTCCTACTTTACATAAACCTTTCCGTCAGCTATTAGAGCGACGTTTTGAGCAACTTTACCAGCAATCTAATTTAGCTCTGTGTGTTTCAGAGGGTATGAAGAATGCTTTGGGTTCACATTCCAATAGTACAGTTCTTTATCCCATACCTGCTTTACTCAAGGAGGAAATAATTACACAATATCAGCCTGAAAATGATCAAATATCATCTCCATTACAGGTGGTTTATTTTGGAAATCTCCACGAGTATGGACCAATTTTAGCTCAATTACTTGAGGTGACAAAAGATAATGCTAAGATTCAAGTACAAGTTCGCGGATCTAACCCAAATTGGTCAGCAGATTTTCGTTCAGAAATGCGCGATCGCAATTTATGGTTAGACTTTGCCCCTAGAGAGGAATTAAATCATTGGTTAGCTTCGGCTGATGTGTTTTTAGTAACCATGAGTTTTGATCCTGCTTTGCGGCGACGTATGGAAACCAGTTTTCCATCTAAGTTGCCTGAATATGCTCAATTTGGTAAACCTTTAGTGATTTGGGGACCCAATTATTGTTCGGCTATTCGCTGGGGGAGCGAAGGCGATCGCGCTCTTTGTATAACCGATGAAAATCCTCAAGTTCTAGTTTCTGCTCTAGAAAAAATCAAGGGCTTCCCAGAACAGCAAGAATACTATGCTAAACAGAGTAGAATTGCTGCTCAAACTGAGTTTAATCCTTCTATTATACAGAACCAGTTTGTGGAGAGTCTTCAAAGTCTAATTAAATAA
- a CDS encoding glycosyltransferase, with amino-acid sequence MSSSCTIKHFSTELSGGSGIAAQRLHKALLEKSISSELLFRKGSTSLPHSISDRRNSSLPWRDLDSITISKEWNRSVNDRSLFTNPQWIYKTQLKDFGKLPEIINLHWISRWIDQPSFFDSIPPDIPIVWSLHDMNPITGGCHHALDCEKFATHCCDCPNLKNSGKHDQASKNFALKAKLYQHLNLHFVGNSTWTTLQAQKSQLGKYARSIRTIPLGIDIKDYQPIDRSIAKAALRVNPDDLAIAFACADLSDKNKNLPILLEAIAQLSKHHSITLILFGSGQIPELNSQITTVILGHLSSPQLQSLAYSAADIFVMPSQIESFGLTALESMACGTPVLAFRTGGIPDLVIHGETGWLADDIGSIESLYEGLHWMLQHPQERSHLGKAARQRVEREFTDDIMANRYINLYQELISP; translated from the coding sequence ATGAGCAGTTCTTGTACCATCAAACACTTTTCTACAGAACTATCAGGCGGATCTGGTATTGCTGCTCAAAGACTACACAAAGCCCTACTGGAAAAAAGTATATCTAGCGAACTACTCTTCCGTAAAGGCTCAACTTCTCTCCCTCACAGCATAAGCGATCGCCGTAACTCATCACTACCTTGGCGTGATCTAGATTCCATTACCATTAGCAAAGAATGGAATCGCTCAGTTAACGATAGAAGTTTGTTCACAAATCCCCAATGGATTTATAAAACCCAACTTAAAGACTTTGGTAAACTCCCAGAAATTATTAACTTACATTGGATTTCTCGCTGGATAGATCAACCTAGCTTTTTTGATTCTATTCCTCCCGATATTCCTATTGTCTGGTCACTCCATGACATGAACCCCATAACTGGTGGGTGTCATCATGCGCTAGATTGCGAAAAATTCGCCACTCATTGCTGTGATTGTCCTAATTTGAAAAACTCAGGTAAACACGATCAAGCATCGAAAAACTTTGCACTCAAAGCCAAACTTTATCAACATCTAAATCTTCATTTTGTCGGTAACAGCACTTGGACAACCCTACAAGCTCAAAAATCACAACTGGGTAAATACGCTCGTTCTATCCGCACAATTCCCCTAGGAATTGATATCAAAGATTATCAACCTATTGATCGATCCATTGCCAAAGCTGCTTTACGAGTCAATCCTGATGATTTGGCGATCGCCTTTGCTTGTGCCGATCTGTCTGACAAAAACAAGAATTTGCCTATCCTACTAGAAGCAATTGCCCAGTTATCTAAACACCACTCTATCACGCTGATTCTATTTGGTTCGGGTCAAATTCCCGAATTAAACAGTCAAATTACCACCGTAATTTTAGGGCATTTGTCTTCTCCCCAACTTCAAAGTCTTGCCTACTCAGCTGCTGATATCTTTGTTATGCCTAGTCAAATTGAATCTTTTGGTTTAACTGCTCTCGAATCAATGGCCTGTGGTACACCAGTATTAGCATTTCGCACAGGGGGAATTCCTGATCTGGTTATTCATGGGGAAACAGGTTGGTTAGCAGATGACATTGGTTCGATTGAATCTCTTTATGAAGGACTCCACTGGATGCTACAACATCCCCAAGAGCGATCGCATCTAGGAAAAGCAGCCCGTCAGCGAGTTGAGCGAGAATTTACGGATGATATCATGGCTAATCGCTATATCAATCTTTATCAGGAGCTTATTAGCCCATGA
- a CDS encoding glycosyltransferase family 10 domain-containing protein yields the protein MKRVLIRPTFQDWCENKLFSDGTSFASVYQEAFSLWKQQAAKIGFQLDTWDQAPLETADIFWFLDLPPSRQEFTRIRAQLQPKTPIVLQILESPFLAIHAFNNANTQDFDAVLSYEYIETIKQKERHFHYHLPNQLRQPQTNLSYSERKGLLLINSNRVAGFFGMRQVGFSGIPGLGKFLAGWHCSLSMFSEALSGELYSERRKLARIAELISLNFLDIYGRGWNGEQISWCPLYENRSYNSWRGIPTISKWDLCEQYRFVLSFENFKGRRGYISEKIFDAMFAGSVPVYLGDDRITDYVPSDAFVDARNFDNYPDLLKYLITCPEAAWLDMRQAGQAFIKSDEFQCFNSLQFAEIATQILKKVTV from the coding sequence ATGAAACGGGTACTTATCCGCCCCACATTTCAAGATTGGTGTGAAAATAAATTATTTTCAGATGGCACATCTTTCGCATCAGTTTATCAAGAAGCCTTTTCTCTATGGAAACAACAGGCTGCAAAAATTGGATTTCAACTCGATACCTGGGATCAAGCACCTTTAGAGACAGCAGATATATTTTGGTTTTTAGACCTTCCCCCATCTCGTCAAGAATTTACACGTATTCGCGCTCAATTACAACCCAAAACCCCTATAGTTCTGCAAATTCTAGAAAGTCCATTTTTAGCAATTCACGCCTTTAATAATGCCAATACTCAAGATTTCGACGCAGTTTTAAGTTATGAATATATAGAAACTATTAAACAGAAAGAGCGCCATTTTCATTACCATTTACCCAATCAACTGCGACAACCACAGACTAATCTATCTTACTCAGAAAGGAAAGGCTTGTTGCTTATTAACAGCAACCGAGTAGCAGGATTTTTTGGAATGCGTCAGGTCGGTTTTTCTGGTATCCCCGGATTAGGAAAGTTTTTGGCAGGTTGGCACTGTTCTTTATCTATGTTTAGCGAAGCCTTATCAGGTGAACTCTACTCTGAGCGAAGAAAATTAGCCCGGATTGCTGAGTTAATATCTCTTAATTTTCTGGATATTTACGGACGAGGGTGGAATGGAGAACAAATTTCTTGGTGTCCACTTTATGAAAATCGTTCCTATAACTCTTGGCGAGGAATACCCACTATTTCTAAATGGGATTTATGCGAGCAGTACCGATTTGTGTTAAGCTTTGAGAATTTTAAGGGCAGACGTGGCTACATCAGTGAAAAGATTTTTGATGCCATGTTTGCTGGCTCTGTTCCTGTCTATTTAGGAGATGACCGCATTACCGATTATGTGCCTAGTGATGCATTCGTTGACGCTAGAAATTTTGATAATTATCCTGATTTATTAAAATATTTAATCACTTGTCCTGAAGCAGCATGGCTAGATATGCGTCAAGCGGGTCAGGCTTTCATTAAATCAGATGAATTTCAATGTTTTAATTCTCTTCAATTTGCAGAAATTGCTACACAAATTCTGAAAAAAGTAACTGTTTGA